Proteins encoded together in one Rubripirellula reticaptiva window:
- a CDS encoding putative glycoside hydrolase, with protein MKRKTLVTQCKLAVVVFACLSLATISSGQENVDGNHRDDRTLINSDGSRFVPKDFYPKFSWKTTPRYFMFGDKSRVLRPEQVRLIAKQTDFLCIEKSHGVEELGTAELGAKHEAAAFKKVKPNLKVLFYFNAAFAWPYTSYNENFTSQRIDAHPELKKFLITNPKTGELIKRFGVAFCYDVLNPDFRQWWVETVAKGVEESGTDGVFIDQMHGNIMYRDPETRPEVEKAMGQMIASLKQKMPADKILLANNAYSDDAKHVYPVSDAIMFENYSKVKSSKESLLSEWGHMLRNAKDGKISVFRLGVEGTGRGNLKPNMPGLSQEKLEFAQACYLIGAQPYSYFMYSWGWKLETGALVEYSDLEKPLGAPKGPYRRTTPDGWEFTREFEHANVWVNTETRQAKITWR; from the coding sequence ATGAAGAGAAAAACACTTGTGACTCAATGTAAATTAGCAGTCGTTGTCTTTGCGTGCCTCTCGCTGGCGACGATATCCAGCGGACAAGAGAACGTAGACGGAAACCATCGGGATGATCGCACCTTGATCAACAGCGATGGAAGTCGCTTTGTGCCCAAGGACTTTTATCCCAAATTTAGCTGGAAAACCACGCCTCGCTATTTCATGTTCGGAGACAAGAGCCGTGTGCTTCGCCCAGAGCAAGTTCGTTTGATTGCCAAGCAAACCGATTTTCTTTGCATTGAAAAGTCACATGGGGTGGAAGAACTTGGGACCGCCGAACTAGGTGCCAAGCATGAAGCGGCGGCCTTCAAGAAGGTCAAGCCCAACCTGAAAGTGTTGTTCTACTTCAATGCAGCCTTTGCTTGGCCTTATACCTCGTACAATGAAAACTTCACCAGTCAACGTATCGATGCACATCCTGAACTTAAAAAGTTCCTAATCACCAACCCCAAAACGGGTGAACTCATCAAGCGATTTGGTGTTGCATTCTGTTATGACGTGCTGAACCCCGATTTCCGCCAGTGGTGGGTTGAAACGGTTGCCAAGGGCGTTGAAGAATCCGGCACCGACGGCGTCTTCATTGACCAAATGCACGGCAACATCATGTATCGCGATCCAGAAACACGCCCCGAGGTTGAAAAGGCGATGGGCCAGATGATAGCGTCGCTCAAACAGAAGATGCCAGCCGACAAGATCTTACTCGCCAACAATGCCTACAGCGACGACGCCAAGCACGTGTATCCCGTCAGTGACGCGATCATGTTTGAAAACTATTCGAAGGTGAAGTCCAGCAAGGAAAGTCTGTTGTCGGAGTGGGGACACATGTTGAGGAACGCCAAGGATGGAAAAATCTCCGTTTTCCGCCTTGGCGTTGAAGGAACCGGCCGAGGCAATCTGAAGCCCAACATGCCGGGACTGTCCCAGGAAAAACTAGAGTTCGCGCAGGCGTGCTATCTGATCGGCGCACAGCCGTATTCCTATTTCATGTACAGCTGGGGGTGGAAGCTAGAAACCGGAGCGTTGGTTGAGTATTCCGATCTGGAAAAACCACTCGGCGCCCCCAAAGGGCCTTACCGGCGCACCACGCCCGATGGTTGGGAATTCACCCGTGAATTCGAACACGCCAACGTTTGGGTGAACACTGAAACCAGACAAGCCAAGATCACCTGGCGATAG
- the tssK gene encoding type VI secretion system baseplate subunit TssK, with protein sequence MQNLAVHWHEGLFLRPHHLQAWDRHWHESNAASDRWQNPYSYGLASISINADALALGFFQLDGVRARMPEGTLVELAVGESTERVDLRAGFAAAPTGATSGENATIPINSRDIVDVFLAVPRLQLGSSNVAEGDQGEGARYRQLQIHVPDETDGASVEPVIFRRVNAVLMLSTDDLTGYDVLRIARVKRGTVGGAIAELDDRFVPSLMDCAAWPQMRQRLLRPIHDLMLLKIELLSKLVNDHSLGMDADQPGDLQRILMLQTLNQAAAVIGVLAQSSGVHPWAAYVELSRVAGALDLFSESRALQSIAAYDHDSIGPLFYALRARIESRIASVGRSAYQQRYFVGAGLGMQVSLDPLWLTSDWQCVLGVRRGKLSASGLEKILSPGLLDWKLGSARQVEALYSKRAMGLELKPLREVPRSLPSQSDWSFFEIGGSGPAWTDVLDTGTIAMRLREQLIEDPRQLSGSQTLKVRIDSHSASLQFAVFAIQRTGNA encoded by the coding sequence ATGCAGAATCTTGCAGTCCATTGGCATGAGGGCCTGTTTCTTCGCCCCCACCATCTTCAGGCGTGGGATCGGCATTGGCATGAAAGCAACGCCGCGTCGGATCGTTGGCAGAACCCCTATAGCTATGGCTTAGCAAGTATCTCGATTAATGCTGACGCGCTCGCGTTGGGTTTCTTTCAGTTGGACGGAGTTCGAGCCAGGATGCCTGAGGGCACATTGGTCGAGTTGGCAGTTGGTGAATCAACCGAACGAGTTGACTTGCGAGCTGGTTTTGCGGCGGCGCCCACCGGAGCGACTTCTGGCGAAAACGCCACGATCCCGATCAACAGCCGAGACATCGTCGACGTGTTTTTGGCTGTTCCACGACTACAACTGGGGTCATCGAACGTCGCCGAGGGGGACCAGGGCGAAGGAGCCCGATATCGCCAATTACAGATCCATGTACCAGATGAAACCGACGGAGCCAGCGTCGAACCGGTCATTTTTCGCCGAGTCAACGCGGTCTTGATGCTTTCGACGGATGATTTGACTGGCTATGACGTCTTACGAATCGCGCGAGTGAAACGAGGAACGGTTGGCGGCGCGATTGCGGAGCTGGATGATCGATTCGTTCCTTCGTTAATGGATTGTGCTGCTTGGCCTCAGATGCGCCAGCGATTGCTGCGGCCAATTCATGACTTGATGCTGTTGAAAATCGAACTGCTTTCAAAGCTGGTGAATGATCACAGCCTTGGGATGGATGCTGATCAACCGGGCGATCTGCAGCGGATCTTGATGTTGCAGACTCTGAACCAGGCGGCAGCTGTGATCGGCGTGTTGGCACAGTCCAGCGGTGTGCATCCGTGGGCTGCTTACGTGGAACTCAGCCGCGTCGCCGGGGCATTGGATCTGTTCAGCGAAAGCCGAGCGTTGCAGTCGATCGCGGCATACGATCACGATTCGATTGGGCCGTTGTTCTACGCACTAAGAGCCCGGATTGAATCGCGAATCGCGTCGGTTGGACGCAGTGCCTATCAACAGCGTTACTTTGTTGGGGCCGGGTTGGGCATGCAGGTCAGCCTTGATCCACTGTGGTTGACCAGTGATTGGCAGTGTGTGCTAGGTGTGCGTCGTGGCAAGCTTTCGGCGTCGGGGCTCGAGAAAATTCTCTCGCCTGGATTGCTTGATTGGAAGCTGGGCAGTGCTCGACAAGTCGAGGCGTTGTACAGCAAGCGTGCGATGGGGTTGGAACTGAAACCGCTTCGTGAAGTCCCGCGTTCGCTGCCGTCGCAATCCGATTGGAGTTTCTTTGAAATCGGCGGCAGTGGCCCGGCGTGGACAGATGTCCTAGACACCGGCACGATTGCGATGCGGTTGCGAGAACAGTTGATCGAAGATCCGCGGCAACTGTCAGGAAGCCAGACCTTGAAGGTTCGCATCGACAGTCATTCGGCCTCGCTTCAGTTCGCCGTGTTTGCCATCCAGCGAACGGGCAACGCCTGA
- a CDS encoding right-handed parallel beta-helix repeat-containing protein produces MIRNSVVLLGLLVGGLLAGNSGAAELETADFYVSPDGSDAWSGTVAEPDDRAADGPFATLARARDAVRDLKKSKSTDIVVRVRGGNYLLEETVVFGLKDSGAGDATITYAAYPDEKPVFSSGREIESLEQVTETIPGLPKAAQGKVLAANVSGRFHALYDAEGLLPRARSAGFKTTAGRDLKEFRFPEGKLKNWLNLEDVEIIIRPSHQWMVNILPLVSVDEEAQVARTSIDGTYAMKSLGDSCWVENVLEELDQPGEWVLNTKEGKVYLWPRGESPVVAPQLLELIRVEGEIDEMGPTDVPVRNLCFRGLTFMHGDRYSVDEDDAGVQHDWDMVDKDNALVRLRGAENCVVEKCYFLHSGSGAVRVDLHGQENKIRDNHIEHIGGTGILLGGYGPGTKDVSIKNLVYNNHIHHVGEIYWHSPGILLWQSGENRIANNLIHNTNYCGMIICGMVTKFITHTGREVSRSIRRHEVGEVPRDPTIDDVRPYLHSHDNLIEYNEIHHAMEKLGDGNGIYIRGSGPGNVIRRNYIHHLVNPIGAQSGIRTDGGQMDTLVAENVIYKCTSQGLILKLNNRAENNIIAYVLDGSRQAKGSPVSYLRLTEGPSTGGTIKRNIFYHPGANASFFAQSREAQAKDGDKDYNIYYCAGNPEASRASLDRMQREGVDAHSLAVDPMFVDPENGDFRFKPDSLALKLGFVPIDLSKVGLRTDKE; encoded by the coding sequence ATGATTCGCAACAGCGTGGTTCTATTGGGGTTGTTGGTTGGAGGTCTACTGGCCGGAAATTCGGGTGCTGCTGAATTGGAAACGGCTGATTTCTATGTGTCACCGGATGGCTCCGATGCGTGGTCTGGAACGGTGGCTGAACCCGATGATCGAGCAGCCGATGGGCCTTTCGCGACGCTGGCACGTGCGCGAGATGCAGTCCGCGATTTAAAAAAGAGCAAGTCGACGGACATCGTGGTTCGGGTGCGAGGGGGAAACTATCTCCTTGAGGAGACAGTCGTATTCGGCCTGAAAGATTCTGGGGCAGGCGATGCGACGATTACTTATGCGGCCTATCCGGACGAAAAGCCGGTGTTTAGTTCCGGTCGGGAGATTGAAAGCTTGGAGCAGGTAACCGAAACGATCCCCGGATTGCCCAAAGCGGCTCAAGGCAAGGTCCTTGCCGCGAACGTTTCGGGTCGTTTTCACGCGCTCTATGACGCCGAGGGTTTGCTGCCTCGTGCACGTTCAGCCGGATTCAAAACCACAGCTGGCCGAGACCTCAAAGAGTTTCGTTTTCCCGAGGGTAAGTTGAAGAACTGGTTGAATCTGGAAGACGTGGAAATCATCATTCGTCCGAGCCATCAGTGGATGGTGAACATCTTGCCTTTGGTATCGGTCGACGAGGAAGCTCAAGTCGCTCGCACGTCCATTGATGGAACCTATGCCATGAAAAGCCTGGGGGATTCTTGTTGGGTCGAAAACGTGCTGGAGGAACTTGATCAGCCAGGTGAATGGGTGCTCAATACCAAAGAAGGCAAAGTCTATCTGTGGCCGCGAGGTGAGTCGCCTGTCGTTGCGCCGCAGTTGCTGGAATTGATCCGCGTCGAAGGCGAGATCGATGAAATGGGGCCGACGGATGTTCCGGTGCGAAACCTTTGCTTCCGCGGTCTCACGTTTATGCATGGCGATCGCTATTCAGTCGACGAAGACGATGCAGGGGTGCAGCACGACTGGGACATGGTCGACAAGGACAATGCCTTGGTTCGTCTGCGCGGAGCAGAGAACTGCGTCGTTGAAAAGTGTTATTTTCTGCATAGCGGCAGCGGTGCGGTGCGAGTGGACCTACACGGACAGGAAAACAAAATCCGCGACAATCATATCGAGCATATTGGCGGGACGGGCATCCTGCTAGGCGGATACGGGCCAGGCACCAAAGACGTCAGCATCAAGAACCTCGTCTACAACAATCACATTCATCACGTCGGGGAAATCTATTGGCATTCCCCCGGCATCCTACTGTGGCAAAGCGGCGAAAACCGTATAGCGAACAACCTGATTCATAACACGAACTACTGTGGCATGATCATTTGTGGAATGGTGACCAAGTTCATCACGCATACAGGCCGTGAGGTCAGTCGATCCATTCGCAGGCATGAAGTGGGTGAGGTGCCACGCGATCCAACCATTGATGACGTCCGCCCCTACCTGCATTCCCATGACAACCTGATCGAATACAACGAAATCCATCATGCCATGGAAAAACTGGGCGATGGAAACGGTATCTACATTCGTGGATCAGGCCCTGGGAACGTGATTCGCCGAAACTATATTCATCACCTCGTCAATCCGATCGGCGCACAGTCTGGAATCCGAACCGATGGCGGACAGATGGACACCCTTGTTGCCGAGAACGTGATCTACAAGTGCACGTCCCAAGGCCTGATTCTGAAGCTGAACAACCGGGCGGAAAACAACATCATCGCCTACGTTCTCGATGGTTCACGTCAGGCCAAGGGAAGTCCGGTTTCCTACTTGAGATTAACAGAGGGGCCCTCGACCGGCGGCACGATCAAACGCAACATCTTCTATCATCCCGGAGCGAACGCTTCGTTCTTTGCCCAGAGTCGAGAAGCACAGGCTAAGGATGGCGACAAGGATTACAACATCTACTACTGTGCTGGGAATCCGGAAGCGAGTCGGGCATCGCTGGACAGGATGCAGCGTGAAGGGGTCGACGCGCACAGCTTGGCGGTGGATCCGATGTTCGTCGATCCCGAGAATGGTGACTTTCGCTTCAAGCCAGATTCACTGGCATTGAAACTAGGGTTTGTTCCGATTGATTTGTCCAAAGTCGGATTGCGCACAGACAAGGAGTAG
- a CDS encoding DotU family type IV/VI secretion system protein, translated as MKESLEQFVDDYIESVLAVIDALHTGDAVDHISLHESLAGRIEAARQSHHHDGDWEAAIYALVALTDELMLEMPWSGRIWWNDHVLEASVFGSRVCSERFYQLAAEASRDSSSHGRVTSGQVSGGPSGGVLRVFYDCVLLGFRGVYSVPGLSASTTNALGIPPTIEDWLARTQHYLADDSTAGEPARQHRQLSGASPNALRRNIVWWTVAAGVMLIANIAVFSLTRHS; from the coding sequence ATGAAGGAATCACTCGAACAATTTGTTGACGACTATATCGAAAGCGTGCTTGCCGTCATTGATGCCCTCCACACCGGCGACGCGGTGGATCACATTAGCTTGCATGAATCATTGGCGGGTCGCATCGAAGCGGCACGCCAAAGTCATCACCACGATGGCGATTGGGAGGCTGCGATTTACGCGTTGGTCGCCTTGACGGACGAGTTGATGCTTGAAATGCCCTGGTCTGGCCGAATTTGGTGGAACGATCATGTATTGGAAGCCAGCGTGTTCGGATCACGCGTCTGTAGCGAACGGTTTTATCAGCTTGCGGCCGAGGCTTCCCGTGACTCGTCATCGCATGGTCGGGTTACGAGTGGCCAGGTTTCCGGTGGACCCAGTGGTGGTGTGCTGCGAGTTTTTTATGACTGTGTGCTGCTTGGCTTTCGCGGCGTCTATTCGGTGCCCGGGCTTTCGGCGTCGACGACCAATGCACTCGGGATTCCGCCGACGATCGAAGATTGGCTGGCACGAACTCAGCACTATTTGGCCGACGATTCCACCGCGGGTGAGCCCGCACGCCAGCATCGTCAGCTAAGCGGTGCTTCGCCCAATGCTTTAAGGCGAAACATCGTTTGGTGGACCGTCGCAGCAGGCGTGATGTTGATTGCCAACATCGCTGTCTTTTCACTCACGCGTCACTCATGA
- a CDS encoding glycoside hydrolase family 28 protein, whose translation MITFANFSVWRFMPWGIALFIIGTWSTKPLFGIDNQALVAAASKASEAKVFSIRSFGAVGDGVAMDTNAVQETIDACHDSGGGVVRVPAGDFQIGTIILKSDVTLSLDYGASLLGSTNAADYPTDNLSRPREGDAHCLIYAENAKNITIEGLGVIDGRGTHENFPRNRKGGKNSGVRPRLMRMERCENITFSGVTYKRPAFWGLHLIDCKNIHFNAVTVRFRNNNFNNDGFDLDGCENVLIENCDISTGDDAICLKSSLNPCRNIVVRGCRMDSNTAALKFGSSSRGGFIDVSVTNCYFHNCPMGAIKLQSVDGGRLENVTISRVVMKDVGCPLFMRLGNRGSTFGERRESPPVGTLKNIRISDVVAEVTVEDRAKAAEAVYKNLKVDTTPGVTDNEKSKAGPIMITGIPGHFIENVILENIKFSFPGNGTGKDAKRDVAEDIDRYPEQFFFGVLPAWGAYIRHAKNIEFTNVQMTIRDADQRQMVVLDDVEGFVER comes from the coding sequence ATGATCACGTTCGCTAATTTTTCGGTATGGCGGTTCATGCCATGGGGCATCGCGTTATTCATCATCGGAACATGGTCCACAAAGCCGCTGTTTGGAATCGACAACCAAGCCTTAGTCGCCGCAGCGAGCAAGGCGAGTGAAGCCAAAGTTTTCAGTATCCGCAGCTTTGGCGCGGTCGGTGATGGTGTGGCCATGGATACCAATGCAGTGCAAGAGACCATTGATGCCTGCCACGATTCTGGCGGGGGCGTTGTGCGGGTGCCTGCTGGTGATTTTCAAATTGGAACGATCATTCTAAAGAGCGACGTCACGCTCTCGCTCGATTACGGGGCCAGCCTGCTCGGCAGCACCAATGCGGCTGACTACCCAACGGACAACCTTAGCCGACCTCGAGAGGGCGATGCTCATTGCTTGATCTACGCTGAAAACGCAAAAAACATCACCATCGAAGGGCTCGGCGTGATCGATGGTAGGGGAACTCACGAAAACTTTCCCCGGAACAGAAAGGGTGGCAAGAACTCTGGTGTCCGCCCACGTCTGATGCGCATGGAACGTTGTGAGAACATCACATTCTCTGGCGTCACGTACAAGCGCCCTGCGTTCTGGGGATTGCACCTGATCGACTGCAAGAACATTCACTTCAACGCCGTTACCGTGCGATTCCGCAACAACAACTTCAACAACGATGGTTTCGATCTCGACGGCTGCGAAAATGTGCTCATCGAGAACTGCGACATCAGCACTGGCGACGACGCGATCTGCTTGAAGAGTTCGCTAAACCCTTGCCGAAACATTGTCGTGCGTGGATGTCGAATGGACAGTAACACGGCGGCGCTGAAGTTCGGCAGCTCATCCCGAGGCGGGTTCATCGATGTTTCGGTGACGAACTGTTACTTCCATAACTGCCCCATGGGCGCTATCAAGCTGCAATCGGTGGACGGCGGACGTCTCGAAAATGTGACGATATCACGGGTGGTCATGAAAGATGTAGGTTGTCCCCTCTTCATGCGTTTGGGCAATCGAGGCAGTACCTTTGGTGAAAGACGTGAAAGTCCTCCCGTCGGCACGCTGAAAAACATACGAATCAGCGATGTGGTTGCTGAGGTCACCGTCGAGGATCGGGCGAAAGCTGCTGAAGCGGTGTACAAGAATCTTAAAGTGGATACTACACCGGGCGTGACAGACAACGAGAAGTCGAAAGCCGGACCGATTATGATCACGGGCATCCCCGGTCACTTTATCGAAAACGTTATCCTGGAAAACATCAAGTTCTCCTTTCCGGGCAATGGTACTGGAAAAGATGCCAAGCGAGATGTGGCAGAAGACATTGATCGCTATCCGGAACAGTTCTTCTTTGGCGTGCTTCCAGCTTGGGGCGCCTACATCCGCCACGCAAAAAACATTGAATTCACGAATGTCCAGATGACGATTCGCGACGCGGACCAGCGGCAGATGGTGGTGCTAGATGATGTTGAGGGTTTCGTAGAACGATAA
- a CDS encoding type VI secretion system protein, whose translation MPDDAQPSLVDRVKSRLNFSLAAIVASLVGVFLLCLALVAWLIYSVDPTRIAWGDYMTIERSAGLLVLWVLSCGVTYLTVRTWMSDVPPGDVRVRDGWSAGVKLLSRHGLALDGIPCFVVLGCETRHQQDALVGTDGFSTTHSASGAAPAIDWHVTEERILVFCRDIGVYGGLLRSGELDADDEPTPIRVNSKSFDAKQVAADAFDDATAETKEDVMSLGATDHELSAGRPLQSDATESDSSRAAVAVVEPRVGSKSMTLQPDAVTSAMQTLDHARSLVLDAQSIIPESAPVRSIPDSLSSTKTTKCQDQLSQFCTRLRAERFPHAAINGTLVIVDSDTLTDRSSGNGEAGRTLGRAIRSDLDQMQAELGIVSPVTMMVVENNHADDYRELQRRLRMVEKETALPLGRSFVSEEIPTVDAMNELANDTVRMIESRVQQVFQIPRSLTQPQNHRLVRVLIQCRRWRSSLRSLLVESCAVNSVPQSLASHAGGSGADAGIVSGLFVASSGAGSSGGTTKTGSFFDPVVKHMIAQQNHLTWTAAQRRRWRNQRHVANAIVFTTLALLLLLLAQLWKATWS comes from the coding sequence ATGCCAGACGACGCCCAGCCAAGTCTCGTTGACCGCGTGAAATCGCGACTGAATTTTTCGCTTGCGGCGATTGTCGCTTCGCTGGTCGGAGTGTTCTTGTTGTGTCTCGCGCTGGTTGCGTGGCTGATCTACTCGGTCGATCCGACTCGAATCGCTTGGGGCGACTACATGACAATCGAACGCAGTGCCGGATTGCTGGTGCTGTGGGTGCTTTCGTGCGGCGTGACCTATTTGACGGTGCGGACTTGGATGAGCGACGTACCGCCTGGCGATGTGCGAGTTCGCGATGGCTGGAGTGCAGGTGTAAAACTACTGTCGCGGCATGGGCTTGCGTTGGACGGGATTCCCTGTTTCGTAGTGCTTGGATGTGAAACGCGGCATCAGCAAGACGCTTTGGTGGGGACGGATGGTTTTTCGACGACGCACTCTGCGTCAGGTGCCGCGCCGGCGATTGACTGGCACGTGACCGAGGAACGGATCTTGGTCTTCTGTCGAGACATCGGGGTCTACGGTGGGTTGCTGCGCAGCGGTGAATTGGATGCTGATGATGAACCAACGCCGATTCGCGTGAACTCGAAATCTTTCGATGCCAAGCAGGTTGCTGCGGACGCGTTTGATGACGCGACCGCGGAAACGAAAGAAGACGTCATGTCGCTTGGAGCGACGGACCATGAACTCAGTGCGGGTAGGCCGTTGCAAAGTGATGCAACGGAGTCGGACAGTAGTCGGGCGGCGGTTGCCGTCGTAGAGCCTCGAGTTGGTTCGAAAAGCATGACTTTGCAGCCCGACGCAGTGACCAGTGCGATGCAAACACTTGATCATGCTCGTTCGCTAGTTTTGGATGCCCAGTCGATCATCCCCGAATCGGCGCCGGTGCGTTCGATTCCGGATTCGTTGTCATCGACTAAAACTACAAAATGCCAAGATCAACTGTCGCAGTTTTGCACGCGTCTGCGAGCGGAACGTTTTCCTCATGCTGCCATCAACGGTACGCTTGTGATTGTCGACTCTGACACTCTGACTGATCGGAGTTCAGGCAATGGCGAAGCTGGACGTACGCTCGGACGAGCAATCCGAAGTGATCTGGACCAAATGCAGGCGGAACTTGGGATCGTCAGCCCAGTCACTATGATGGTCGTGGAGAACAATCATGCGGACGACTATCGAGAACTGCAGCGGCGGCTGCGAATGGTCGAAAAGGAAACAGCCTTACCGCTCGGTCGATCGTTTGTGTCCGAGGAAATTCCTACGGTTGATGCAATGAACGAATTGGCCAATGACACTGTTCGCATGATTGAATCACGGGTTCAACAAGTCTTTCAGATCCCACGCTCACTGACTCAGCCGCAAAACCATCGGCTCGTGCGAGTGCTGATCCAATGTCGGCGTTGGCGATCATCGCTACGTAGCCTGTTGGTTGAAAGTTGCGCGGTCAATTCCGTCCCGCAATCGCTTGCGTCTCATGCTGGAGGTTCGGGCGCTGACGCCGGAATCGTTAGTGGTCTGTTTGTCGCGTCGTCGGGTGCTGGCTCATCTGGTGGCACGACCAAGACGGGAAGCTTCTTCGATCCGGTCGTGAAACACATGATCGCCCAACAAAATCATCTTACGTGGACCGCCGCACAGCGGCGTCGTTGGCGCAACCAACGCCATGTTGCCAACGCAATTGTTTTTACGACGTTGGCGTTGCTGTTGCTTTTGCTAGCTCAGTTGTGGAAAGCGACTTGGTCATAA
- a CDS encoding alpha-L-fucosidase has product MRGREILRDVVLSAALMMSVATCACAQEEEATARSEKAVQLDPDGVTAIIASSGTLSGNAKRHFRSGNVVHGFESPQDTITWTVDVPKEDDYVVDVLLSKREPTQLEVSSGDSVLTALSMIRTWEYRPFFWRQELTGTLHLKAGVNQITLRLPDAKPATASEGNNSNESTRFGQGVTEDFNLFSIELGTVAARQGQIDRAKAIRGDASWMIDGKYGIFVHWSSQSRGFNIDKKRAEWFQNSVEMFDVKVFADAIERTGAAWITFTATHQGFYWPGPNAAIDKVAPGRTAERDLLGEIIDELDQRGIRTLFYLHTGYNGYDPKEWREALGANDADTKRFSDNIEAILRECSLRYGKKLMGFGYMDGALAWDYPLRPSWEGWARAIKAGNPNAVVGLSSNRGPTVGPFSELAVTDGGSELWQIDPQLIGPGKQLGDVTPAWWCLMDQGGWFQNQPMNGRYGPGPVHSTQEYVDFFKRMAQAKVPVTINLIMTADVTDDHPIFNPECMAVMDEVRKAIRGK; this is encoded by the coding sequence ATGAGAGGTAGAGAGATTCTCCGTGATGTCGTCCTGTCAGCGGCGTTGATGATGAGTGTGGCGACGTGTGCCTGTGCTCAGGAGGAGGAAGCCACCGCACGGTCGGAAAAAGCCGTCCAACTGGATCCTGATGGCGTGACCGCGATCATTGCCTCAAGTGGAACCTTGTCCGGCAACGCGAAGCGTCACTTCAGAAGTGGTAATGTGGTGCACGGTTTTGAGTCTCCTCAGGACACGATTACCTGGACGGTCGATGTTCCCAAAGAAGATGATTACGTAGTGGACGTGCTACTAAGCAAGCGAGAGCCGACGCAACTGGAAGTGAGTTCGGGGGACTCTGTACTGACCGCTCTGTCCATGATCAGGACCTGGGAGTATCGCCCCTTTTTCTGGCGTCAGGAACTAACGGGCACCTTGCATTTGAAGGCCGGCGTGAATCAGATCACCCTGCGTCTGCCTGACGCAAAGCCCGCGACGGCGTCCGAAGGAAATAACTCCAACGAGTCCACGCGTTTCGGCCAAGGGGTCACCGAGGATTTCAACCTGTTCTCCATCGAATTGGGAACAGTCGCTGCGCGTCAGGGGCAAATCGATCGTGCCAAGGCGATTCGCGGTGATGCCTCGTGGATGATCGATGGCAAGTACGGCATCTTCGTCCACTGGTCATCACAAAGCCGCGGATTCAACATCGATAAAAAGAGAGCCGAGTGGTTCCAGAATTCAGTGGAGATGTTCGACGTTAAGGTTTTTGCGGATGCCATTGAGCGCACCGGTGCCGCGTGGATTACCTTTACCGCGACGCACCAGGGATTCTATTGGCCCGGCCCCAACGCAGCGATCGACAAGGTTGCGCCGGGACGTACCGCCGAGCGCGACTTGCTGGGCGAAATCATTGATGAACTGGACCAGCGAGGCATTCGAACGCTGTTCTATCTGCATACCGGCTACAACGGTTACGACCCCAAGGAGTGGCGGGAAGCGTTGGGCGCCAATGATGCCGACACCAAACGCTTCAGCGACAACATCGAGGCGATTCTTCGCGAATGCAGCCTGCGTTATGGCAAAAAGCTGATGGGATTCGGCTACATGGATGGTGCACTAGCATGGGACTATCCACTCAGGCCATCCTGGGAAGGATGGGCCCGCGCGATCAAGGCGGGCAATCCCAACGCCGTCGTGGGGCTTAGTTCAAACCGAGGCCCGACGGTCGGCCCGTTCAGCGAACTGGCTGTCACCGATGGCGGCAGTGAATTGTGGCAGATCGATCCCCAGCTCATCGGCCCCGGAAAGCAATTAGGTGATGTCACTCCGGCCTGGTGGTGCCTGATGGACCAGGGCGGTTGGTTTCAAAATCAACCGATGAATGGCCGCTACGGCCCAGGCCCGGTTCATTCGACGCAGGAGTATGTTGACTTCTTCAAACGCATGGCCCAGGCCAAGGTACCCGTGACCATCAACTTGATCATGACCGCCGATGTCACCGATGACCATCCGATCTTTAACCCTGAATGCATGGCGGTCATGGACGAAGTCCGCAAGGCGATTCGTGGGAAGTAG